Proteins found in one Labrus bergylta chromosome 8, fLabBer1.1, whole genome shotgun sequence genomic segment:
- the fam210ab gene encoding uncharacterized protein C18orf19 homolog B, which produces MIMQRILNNGTLRRVAANRPLLLGVTVMEPPVTFCCCALRLSVPPSTRRRLLSTSAFNRAAHQPKHQPPPEEPQSTSVPSTQEEQEREAVPEVAEVDPLQDKSIGLVQRFKRTFKQYGKVMIPVHLLTSSVWFGTFYYAAMKGVNVVPFLEMIGLPESIVGLLRDSSSGYALTAYAMYKIATPARYTVTLGGTSLSVQYLRKHGYLSTPPPVKEYFQDKMEETKEKLTEKMEETKERLSEKMEETKELLSEKMEETKDKLSEKIQETKDRVTDSKSFFRKKND; this is translated from the exons ATGATAATGCAGCGCATCCTCAATAACGGGACACTGCGCCGCGTCGCAGCAAACCGCCCCTTGCTGTTGGGAGTCACAGTCATGGAGCCGCCGGTAACATTTTGTTGCTGTGCCCTCCGCCTGTCGGTACCACCGTCCACACGGCGGCGCCTGCTGTCAACGTCAGCCTTCAACAGGGCAGCCCATCAGCCAAAACACCAGCCACCGCCGGAGGAACCACAATCCACCTCTGTACCTTCAACACAGGAAGAGCAGGAAAGGGAAGCTGTGCCTGAGGTTGCAGAGGTGGACCCCCTGCAGGACAAGTCCATAGGCCTGGTCCAGAGGTTTAAGAGAACCTTCAAACAGTATGGAAAAGTGATGATCCCTGTCCATCTACTGACGTCCTCCGTCTGGTTCGGAACCTTCTATTACGCTGCTATGAA AGGTGTGAATGTTGTGCCATTCCTGGAGATGATAGGTCTACCAGAGTCCATTGTAGGCCTTTTGAGAGACTCCTCAAGTGGCTACGCTCTGACTGCATACGCCATGTACAAG ATTGCAACCCCTGCCAGATATACAGTGACTCTGGGCGGTACATCACTGTCAGTTCAGTATCTCCGCAAGCATGGCTACTTATCCACGCCACCACCAGTCAAAGAATACTTCCAGGACAAAATGGAGGAGACGAAGGAGAAACTGACGGAAAAAatggaggagacaaaggagagaCTTTCCGAGAAAAtggaggaaacaaaagaacTCTTATCTGAAAAAATGGAAGAGACTAAAGACAAGCTCTCTGAGAAAATACAAGAAACCAAAGACAGAGTCACTGACAGCAAATCATTTTTTAGGAAGAAAAATGATTAG